The following coding sequences are from one Gossypium hirsutum isolate 1008001.06 chromosome A12, Gossypium_hirsutum_v2.1, whole genome shotgun sequence window:
- the LOC121211372 gene encoding uncharacterized protein — protein MENIQRYWGYSHGIDIGANGSKGELSLGWTTNMKVTLRSFSNHHVDVEVYEESSDIKWRLTGFYGHPEGRHQLSLEFSSETGVEDTLDLLVSEEPKDDTLLELTDIRLQLNLEADKEERYWKQHARINWLKYRDHNSKFFHGSTTAKRKFNLIKGLMNDIGEWVEDEKGIEATISGYFKNVFTTSDKDNSTVIFENVRMSITNDMNEKLLQVFTMEEIRVAVKDMVPLKAFGLDGFPTLSQIRMFE, from the exons ATGGAGAATATTCAAAGATATTGGGGCTATAGCCATGGGATTGATATAGGAGCAAACGGGTCTAAAGGGGAGTTGTCTTTAGGATGGACAACAAATATGAAGGTAACCTTGCGTAGTTTTTCTAATCACCATGTAGATGTTGAGGTGTACGAAGAAAGTAGTGATATTAAATGGCGCCTAACGGGATTTTATGGTCATCCTGAGGGGCGACATCAGCTATCCTTGGAATTTTCTTCAGAGACCGG TGTAGAAGACACATTAGATTTGTTAGTTTCAGAAGAACCCAAGGATGACACTCTTCTTGAGCTGACAGACATCCGTTTACAATTAAATTTAGAGGCGGATAAAGAAGAAAGGTATTGGAAGCAACATGCGCGTATCAATTGGTTGAAGTACAGGGACCATAATTCAAAGTTCTTCCATGGTTCCACTACAGCAAAAAGGAAATTTAATCTTATTAAAGGCCTAATGAATGATATTGGTGAATGGGTTGAGGACGAGAAAGGTATTGAGGCGACTATTTCTGGATATTTCAAGAACGTTTTTACTACTTCAGATAAGGACAATTCGACTGTAATATTTGAGAATGTTCGAATGAGTATCACAAATGACATGAACGAAAAGTTATTGCAGGTATTTACTATGGAGGAAATACGAGTGGCAGTGAAAGATATGGTGCCTCTGAAAGCTTTTGGCCTTGATGGTTTCCCTACACTATCACAAATAAGAATGTTCGAATGA
- the LOC107933023 gene encoding dof zinc finger protein DOF3.4, producing MPSESGDQSRRLSKVLNPGAPPPEQEQLPCPRCDSNNTKFCYYNNYNFSQPRHFCKSCRRYWTHGGTLRDIPVGGGTKKNAKRSRTNTHATATTHNNFPLPATPVLLPISANQGSFGIGGESKGNGGGNGNICGSFTSLLNTQGPGFLALGGFGLGIAPALEDVGFGLGRGIWAFSGMGDGAAVVGANGGGAAAATGMGNPWQFEGGETGFVDGGDCFSWPELAISTPGNGFK from the coding sequence ATGCCATCAGAATCGGGAGATCAAAGCAGGCGTTTAAGCAAGGTCCTAAACCCGGGAGCCCCCCCACCAGAACAAGAGCAGCTACCTTGTCCACGTTGTGACTCCAATAATACTAAGTTCTGCTACTATAACAACTACAATTTTTCTCAGCCTCGTCATTTCTGCAAGTCCTGTCGTCGTTACTGGACTCATGGTGGTACCCTCAGGGACATCCCTGTTGGCGGTGGCACCAAGAAAAACGCTAAGCGTTCTCGCACCAACACCCATGCCACCGCAACTACTCATAATAACTTCCCATTACCTGCCACCCCGGTTTTGTTGCCAATCTCGGCCAACCAAGGAAGTTTTGGTATTGGTGGAGAGTCGAAAGGCAACGGGGGTGGTAATGGAAACATATGTGGAAGTTTTACCTCCTTGTTGAATACACAAGGGCCTGGTTTTCTGGCTCTTGGTGGGTTTGGGCTCGGTATTGCTCCAGCACTTGAGGATGTTGGGTTCGGGCTTGGGAGAGGAATCTGGGCCTTTTCCGGAATGGGAGATGGAGCAGCCGTTGTTGGTGCCAACGGTGGTGGGGCCGCTGCTGCTACGGGAATGGGGAACCCATGGCAGTTTGAAGGTGGAGAAACTGGGTTTGTTGATGGCGGGGATTGCTTTTCTTGGCCTGAACTTGCTATTTCAACCCCAGGAAATGGGTTCAAGTGA